The nucleotide window ATACCATTAATAGGTCTGTGGACGGCGAAGTTGCGCTCGAGGCGATACAAGATGAGCGACTCCGAGCCACAATCACGGGCATCAGAGTACGACACGTCGCCAAATACCGACAAGGAGAGCACGGCGAGAGCGAGCTTTCTGTCATCATGGTGAAGAGGATGATGGTGTCTCAGAGGCGGGAAAGGCGGGCGACCTGGGTGGTCAGTGATGGCGACCAGCAGGGTCAGCCCGCCACTTTTTATGAAGCCTCGATCACGTCCTCGCGCGCAAAGGAGTTGTTCATGGAGAATCAGGGGATGAAGATTGGACAACGGGCGTCATGGGATTGCCATGTGCTCGAGGCGGAGGGCGTCTTTAAGGCTATTTGCCGACCAGCGTTTGAGATGATCGCATTGATGGATGAGATTGGCATGCTCAACGACAATGGTCAACGGCTCAGAGCCCAAGGGTCATTCAATGACACGATAGCAGAAAGCCGACAGCGCCGAGGCAAGACCGTCTTTTGGTGAGGGCATTTACGTGATGGAGAACCCCTCAAGGGCGCAGCTGAATCGTGTAATCGGTATTCGAGAGGCGCTGGATGCCCTGACTCGGGTGGCGTACCACTACACGGACCGCCTGCGTGCTGCCGGGAAGATGGCCATGGCTGGATTGTGTTACGGGAGCAGGCTGATGTCGGTGTAATACTTGGTACAGAGCAATTCGCACTAGTTTGGCACCGGTTCACACAGTCTTTGAGCTTCCCCGCGCGGTTGGGGCGCGGCGATGCAACTCGGCAGTAGGTGTGGCTGTCGACACTCGGGTTGCCGATGGTCACCCACGCTGAATGTGACTACATTGTCGCATGTTGCCTGCAGCAAGAGGGCAGCGCGGCCCCGCCCACCAGATATGAGGGGGGGTTGATGGTACCGAGTCTCAGCTCTTGCTTGCCTCCTCCTTATAATGACAGGGCCTGGCCCGAGCACCTGGCGATGCAGGGCGGTGACCAAACGCACATTGCGTCGACACTGCATCCCGAGAGGGGTCAATGACAGACGCTTGGGTTGTTAGGACACGACTGTATCCCTCATCATGTGTGGCATCacggcgacgctggtggTGCTCCTCTCAACGGCCTTCGTGGCCCATGTGGTGAGGCTCAACTACGTCATGGGACGGACaccgcgcgcggcgcgggcgcacgTGTCGGAGCCGTTGACGGCGGACGACATCCGGGAGACGTACGAGAGGGTCCGACGCGAGGGTATCGACTGGCGCCCGGgactgccgccgcgcaaggaGAGGCGGTACATTGTTGTCGGTGGCTCGGGTAAGTCCCTCATCGTCCTGCTGGTGCCATGTTGCacgttgcttgcttgcttgcttgctttgaGCGAAAGAGGACCGCTGACGCCGGCGGGGGGGTCGACAAGGTACCGTGGGAgggcagctggcgctggacctGCTTCAGATGGGGgtcccgcccgcggcgatcCGGCTCATGGATATACGGCGCCCTGCGCGGGACGAGTTCAAGTCGGGCCCGGCCTCGGAGATGGCCTTTGTGAGTACGGACGTGACGTCTGAGAGCGACGTGTTGCGTGCCTTTGGCGAGCCGTGGCATGAGGCCGtggcccgcctgcccctGACGGTATTCCACACGGTGGCCTTGATCCGGCCGTTTGAACGGAGCGAGATCTTCTACGAGCGATGCTCTCGCGTCAACGTGGCGGGCACGGCAAacgtgctggcggcggcgcaaaaggcgggcgcgggcatcTTCATCTACACGTCGAGCTGCCACGCGGCCGTGCGTAGCACGGGGTGGTTCTTCCCGCTCTGGCTCCGCGAGCCGCGCAACTTTGCGCAGGtggtgggcgacgatgacttCTTCCGGCCCCTGCCACGGCCTCGCGACTTTGCCAGCAACTACGCGCGGTCCAAGGCGGAGGGCGAGCGGCTAGTgtgcggcgccgacgacgccgacgacgacggacggcgaggccaggggatgcggacggcggcgatacGGCCGGGCAACGGAGTGTACGGACACAAGGACGACGTGATCCTGGGGCGCCTGATAAGGCTCCGTCGGGTGCCGACAtactcggcgccgtgggtgCACAACTGGGTCAACGTGCACAACGTGACGCAGGCGCACCTgcggctcgaggacgcgctgctgggcgagcacGCCTCCAAGGTGGCCGGGCGGCCGTTCATGGTGTCAGACGAGGGGCCGGGCCTGCGGTTCCAAGACGTCTACGACATcctgtcgacgacgtgctcgacggggATGCGCGTCGACtacccgccgccggtgctgttgctgctgctcgcgtACGCCATCGAGGCGTACTGCCTGCTCCTGGCGAGGGCGCCCCCTCTGCTCAgaaagctgctgctgctgctcacggCGGGGGAGCCGCGGgagccggtgctgctgctgcagccggcgctgttctcgtcgtcggtgacgtccatcatcgacgactcggcggcacgacggACGCCGGCTCAGGGCGGACTGGGGTACGCGCCGGCGTGcacgacgctcgagggcatgTGTCTGCAGGTGGTGCACTGGAACGAGTGGGTTGAGGAGAAGCGGCATCTGGAGGAGGGAGCCGTGGAGTGAAGCTTGTCGTGAGTCTCTTTGAACGACAGGGCTGTcggacgggggagggggaaggggggggctcTCGCGCATGATACTAAACTGCAGTGGGACCCCCGGGGCCTCTGCACCGGAGGGGGAAGCTAGAACAATATTCAATGTACTGCAGCACGGATAAGCGGCACTCgtgagagggggagggaatGCGCGAGGCCATGTTCGTTCCGATGGAAAGGGCAAGTCGAGCGTTCTTCGCGCctgccatggccaagaaAGGCAACCGCACCTCAACACATATGGCAAGTTACGAAGTATACTGCATGACATACGGCACAGTGCGTCATCGGTCATTTCCATTCCATGCTGCGTGTGCGCAATAAAGACCGGGGCCGTCCTGGATTGCACTGTGCGCCCTTCGTAGTGCTTCGTACAAAAGGTCATCAGCTTGGCGCTCTTCTCAAGAAAGATGCGTCTCAGACTCATGCTACATTGAGTAAGACAGGCACAGAGTAACTATCTGTTTTCATCAACGCAAGTACAGTATCGCCAAGCTACCAGCATGCATTTACCTTCACCACTCGCCCAACCTCCTCGAGCATCCTGAGGCAGTTCTAGTCACGATGCAACAAACAGACCCGAAACTCCGAAATGACCCACGAAGTATGCATACACATATGCATACCCAACCTTATTCGGCGCCTCAAGAATAGACTCTAAAGAGTCCCGTCGCAAGCACAAGCACTGTTCTTCTCTCATTGAATGTACACGGCTGACCGAGCAGTCGCAACCACGGTCCTCTGATGGTCGGAACCATGGGATCCGTGATCGTTGTTGGACTCGTCGCGTATAGAACGGCAAATCAGCACCTAGCAACCACCGCACTTTAGGAAGGCGAAACTGTAAACCGGTACGTGGGTG belongs to Purpureocillium takamizusanense chromosome 1, complete sequence and includes:
- a CDS encoding uncharacterized protein (COG:E~COG:I~EggNog:ENOG503NXPY~TransMembrane:1 (n2-12c17/18o373-394i)), which codes for MCGITATLVVLLSTAFVAHVVRLNYVMGRTPRAARAHVSEPLTADDIRETYERVRREGIDWRPGLPPRKERRYIVVGGSGTVGGQLALDLLQMGVPPAAIRLMDIRRPARDEFKSGPASEMAFVSTDVTSESDVLRAFGEPWHEAVARLPLTVFHTVALIRPFERSEIFYERCSRVNVAGTANVLAAAQKAGAGIFIYTSSCHAAVRSTGWFFPLWLREPRNFAQVVGDDDFFRPLPRPRDFASNYARSKAEGERLVCGADDADDDGRRGQGMRTAAIRPGNGVYGHKDDVILGRLIRLRRVPTYSAPWVHNWVNVHNVTQAHLRLEDALLGEHASKVAGRPFMVSDEGPGLRFQDVYDILSTTCSTGMRVDYPPPVLLLLLAYAIEAYCLLLARAPPLLRKLLLLLTAGEPREPVLLLQPALFSSSVTSIIDDSAARRTPAQGGLGYAPACTTLEGMCLQVVHWNEWVEEKRHLEEGAVE